A genomic window from Prunus persica cultivar Lovell chromosome G2, Prunus_persica_NCBIv2, whole genome shotgun sequence includes:
- the LOC18785837 gene encoding cytochrome c oxidase-assembly factor COX23, mitochondrial produces the protein MASKVSTPPYPSAARISDSQCYPQYTASLKCLEEYNSDKSKCQEHFDIYKECKKKEREARLERNKTRSLFS, from the exons ATGGCATCGAAAGTATCAACACCGCCGTATCCAAGCGCTGCCAGAATCTCTGATTCTCAATGTTATCCTCAGTACACTGCGTCTCTAAAAT GTCTAGAAGAATATAATTCGGACAAGAGTAAATGTCAAGAACATTTTGATATTTACAAAGAATGCAAGAAAAAGGAG AGGGAAGCTCGATTGGAGCGCAACAAGACTAGGTCCCTTTTCTCTTGA
- the LOC18785229 gene encoding agamous-like MADS-box protein AGL62, which yields MVILRKLPKRTQGRKRIEIKKLENLNNKQVTFSKRRSGIFKKAAELSVLCGAEVGVIVFSTAGKVFCYGHPNVETVLDCYRSGVAPPAVFDDTAGDQNPNRVPMAEFNKEYMEAIKELEEQKRRVVEVKEEVRMKKVVGGCGERFWWEDESVDLDALDVQEVEHYLMSLEDVRKKVAARLHEVRILNGTLTPRALPPVPAVHRLCHMPMMTNGFGAQGGQFGGGYPGFGV from the coding sequence ATGGTTATCTTGAGAAAACTTCCCAAGAGGACCCAAGGCCGCAAGAGAATCGAGATCAAGAAGCTCGAGAATCTCAACAACAAGCAAGTCACCTTCTCCAAGCGCCGTTCTGGAATATTCAAAAAGGCGGCGGAGCTGAGCGTTTTGTGCGGCGCTGAGGTGGGAGTCATTGTTTTCTCCACCGCGGGCAAAGTGTTCTGCTACGGGCACCCGAATGTGGAGACAGTGCTAGACTGCTACCGTAGTGGGGTTGCTCCTCCTGCGGTATTTGATGACACAGCAGGAGACCAAAACCCTAATAGAGTGCCCATGGCGGAGTTTAACAAGGAGTACATGGAGGCAATTAAAGAGTTGGAGGAGCAGAAGAGGAGGGTTGTGGAGGTGAAAGAGGAGGTGAGGATGAAGAAGGTGGTGGGTGGGTGTGGTGAGAGGTTTTGGTGGGAGGATGAGAGTGTTGATTTGGATGCGTTAGATGTGCAGGAAGTTGAGCATTACTTGATGTCATTGGAGGATGTGAGGAAGAAGGTGGCTGCTAGGCTTCATGAGGTGAGAATTCTGAATGGGACATTGACACCGAGGGCGCTGCCGCCCGTACCGGCAGTTCATCGGCTTTGTCACATGCCGATGATGACAAATGGTTTTGGTGCTCAGGGTGGACAATTTGGTGGTGGATATCCCGGTTTTGGGGTTTAG